From the Populus nigra chromosome 13, ddPopNigr1.1, whole genome shotgun sequence genome, the window taaaagaaaaaggatcttTATTATACCCCTCCTTgtaaaacactatttattatatttattataataatgctttgtttgttgttgttttttttcaatcaatacctttttttatttaatattatatttattttttattaggccGGTTGACTCagggttttttaattaaatttttattttttataatttcatcctttaatattacgttaaatcaatgattttttttaaatcttttaatattatatttgttgtttattgggttatctcaatctcaagACACATatcgagttttttttcttaattaactttTAGTTTTCCAACTTCATCgtttcaatattggattgattgaaaattaagtttcataatttattttgtttgctttctattaggttattctAACTTCATGACACATGAATATTGCTTAACGGGACCCAAGTTGACTCGAGGTGCTTTtgtgtcaattttttaaatttatatttttatttaatttaatcatttaatattggattggttggGGATTGAACTTTATACTTTGtcttgatttgcttttttttgagGTATCTTGGTTTCATGATAAAGGTTGTGGGTTTTGACATTTTAACCTCGGTTAAAtcgggtcattttttttataagaggtTATCTCGATTTGATGACCTAGGTTACAAGTTCTCAacatttgatttactttttactAGATTGTCTTAATCTCATAACCCAGGTTgtgggtttgacatgttaacctagttgattcagttttttttaatagatttgtttttcaatttcataatttaatattgtgtttgattgagaattagactttatgatttgttttagttttgtttttgttagattATCCTGACCATATAACCCGAGAATAGTGATTAACAAGTTAGCCTTGGTTGATTTGGCTCATTTTTTGTGTCATCTTTTTAACTAAAAGTTTTACAAATTTCATTGTCCAACATTTGATCTGAtagggttgattgagaattaaactttataatttattttgatttgattttatgggATTATCCCAGTCTCATGATTAGATTTGCAGATCGACAAGTTAAACCTTGTTAAAtcaagttgtattttttttgtttttttttctatgaagttatcttaGTCTTATGATTTGGGACATGAGTTTGGCGGATTGACTCAAGTCATTTTTTAAgaacttttttaattgattttttttatctcatccttcaacattgagttgttggaaattggactttataatttcttttgatttgctttatatagagttatctcaatcttacgATGACTTAGGTAGtgagtttgataggttaacccgagtcattcttttaggttatttttttaattgatttttttttcaatttcatcatttaacattgggttgattgaaaatgaaactttataatttgttttgatttatattgtatggggttatcatagtctcatacccgaataacaaattaacatattaacccgggttgattcaagtcaattcaatatgttattatcttaatattaaaaacaaatatcattttaaatttttgtagtcaaattatgtttttagtgGTCATCTATGTTGCTTTTGGATCCGCAAAGTCAATTAAATCACATCAAGTCAACcctcatatagttttttttttattagaaaaatattaacaatgcttggatatttttttttttatttaaaaaaagttaatttgaccCGCAACATAGCACGAGCTAAAAATCAACTATAGTATAAGGACCTTTTCATTTAAgtccaaaataatttataagcaTATACTTTATGACTTTTCTAtgaaataaaagctaaaaaaaaaaaaacttaaatcaattCGCAGAAGTCATAGCAAACAAAACCGCGACTTAATTCATGTCCAATCTAAGAAAAACAGGCTTAAAGCAGGCTGTTATCTCgtgcatgttttgttttgcatcaTTCTAAGTAGAGACACCATATCCTTTTAACTGAACCAAGACCTAGTCCTACGGGCTATCCACGACATGTTGTTGCAGGTGGTGGTAGTGCATGTATTTTTAGCTTGATCCATAGCATATCACCATGATAGGACCTGCCAAAGAGATACAGGAGCAGCAGGCTAAACCAGGCAGAAAAATCCCAGCACGTGCCTAGCTCTCTCAAGATAAGACTCTCACGAAAATCCCATCTTCATGATGATGCATCTAGCCTAAACCCACTTCACTTGCTCAGTTAAAAGCAGATTACTGATGCTAGAATTAGAGATAACCCAAGGTTTGGCAAGGTCTAAAGCCGGACTTgtcttttgatgatattttaattttagtgaaTTAGAATAATACAAGTAATTGTCACTCACAAGTGCTGGCTGATATTGCTTTTGAAATCACTGCACTCAATTTGTACTACCACAATTTCCTTCCTCTCAGACACAATGCGGACTTTGGGCACGACTCAACCTTTCATGGAGGTGCTTGGGATCAACCTCTTTCACATAGCAGTTGATCAAGTTTTAAGAAAGACAAGAAGCTTGAGCTGCAAAAAATTACCTTCGTGTATGAAAAAGCAGATACAAAACAGAAGTGCAAGGATATGTCAAAGACAGGTTCAATCCAGTTCAGTATGAACAATTAAAAACAGATATATCTACTGATATGTGTAATTGACCAAGGGTGTGAGTTTCAATTCAAACCATGTAACCTCATATGCCAATCTTCGATTACAAACAATTGCAGGATAAAACTGCACATTTAATGGCATACCATGAAAACATAAGCTCATGAAAAATTGTTACGTGTGTTGAAAACACAGCTAGAGTTTGCTAAAAAGGTCTTGCTGCCTCTTCCATCATTTTCTTTACTCTTGTCAGTTTTTCTATCTCCTTGAGTACCTGAAAGTTTCAAACAGAAGGAAGAAACCTCACTTTTAGGGTACCAGTATAACTAAGAAAATCTTCACAATGAAATGTTTTGCATCTTCACCTCCAATGCCAAGTCCTCCGTTGTTACCGAATCCAGTTCATCATAACCTAATTTGACAGCTATATCTGCAAAAAACATGAAGCAATTAGAAACCGTACAAAACCTGAATTCCTCTAGGACAAGCAAAGATAAATTGCGGAGATATACTCTGGAGCGAAATTTTCGCATCAGCTGTAGCATAACCAGCTCTCAGCTCTTCATATGTAGCGACTACCTGCTCTAACACCTGGTGAGCAAATCTATCAGAAATTAGGAATGCACGGGGTTcccaaaaaaatatggtttgacAATGAAAATCTTTCAAGCATGAAGCATATCACTTaggttaaataattaataagctGAGAATGAAGAAAAAACCTCTGAATGAGATTCTGAGGCAGCAAGTTGAGTCTTGTCTTCAACCATCTCCCTTGCAACAATTTCCAAGGGTACATCAATCCATAGTGAGATCCCATGTCTCAGAAGTCccctacaaaaaaaatcaaaggaactTTCAACTCGTATTAGTTACAAAATACTGTCCATTGGAATTTTGCAcacaaaattaaacacaaaccaGTACAATCAATGATCATGTTCATACAGGTTGGTTGAACTTTGAACTGCACCATCTCCAGCACATACCACGAGCCGACCCATAGATGTTAGCTGCTTCAATACTTCAGTCTGTTGCAAAATGCCACGTCGACGACGTCAAATTATAATCCTCAATCAATAATACAACTACATAACACCCATTCTGAATGTTGCTGTACCAATATCGTGCCAGTCTCAAGAACAAACATAAGCAAATACGAATACAAGCCTAAAAAACATTCACCTCAGAATCGCGAAATCCCTTCTCATCTCTCTCCTTCAAAGATCTGGCAGCAAATTCACCACCGGCAGCTTCCTCAACCAAACTATCACTGAAAACAGAATAATAATGTAACTACATGAGTAATTTGAACTATCAACCATAGTGCAATTCCTTCAATTATCTTAACAACAAAAACACAACCATAATCCATACctgtcaaaataataatatctcaaTGCATCCGCCAAAAGAATACCCAAATTGGTTTTTAGAGGACCTCTCATTCCTCCATATCAAAAGCAAACCATCCCATAATAACAATTTATCGTTAGATTAACTCTCTAAGAGAATTGATcaatgttaaaaacaaaaataattattacctaAAAGGAAAATAGAAGTTCCCTTCAATTCAGGGGACAAATCAGCTGCTCTCTTCTGAAAATTTCACAGTTAAAAACACAATCATTTCAATTCTAACGCAAACATAAATACTCAAAAGGGTAGATAAAAAGTATAGGAAAATCCACCTTCACTTGAAGAGAAGTGTCAGCACCAGCAACCTTTGTTGCTGTACAAAAAAGCCTAACTCAATAACAAAAATTTGGAAAGACAAAAGACAacgaaagaaagcaagaacaacCAAAACCCAGTTCACAAAACATGAAACAAAACATAATTCAATGACTCACTGGAAGTAGTTGTTTCATTGGGAAGAGAGCAAGTAGCGGTGAGAGACGTTGGCCGAGACACAAGAGGGAATTTAGAAAAACTAGAATGTGAATGAGGTCGAGGTCGAGGTCTAATTGTTGAAGACAAGGAGCTTAAGGAAAGATTGTGAATTGCTGCTGCTAATGTTGATGTTGCTGTTGCTTTCGTTATCTCCATCGAGTGGTTAGTTATCCCGTTCCTTCTCCGCTGCTGTCTGGTTTCAACGCCTTTCTTGCAATTCAGAGTCAGGGctgtttttaaaagatttttttgcaGTGGCTTAGCCCATTTTTGTCAAATGGAGTGGTTCAATACTTTAAAAGCCCAATAATCTAGGCCTAAGATCGAGAATGATGCCTTGGACAGGACACGGGGCAAACGAAAAACACCCCTGCATCTCTTGTAAGCTTTGTACCAATTAGGTTAAagcttttatttaaaagtaaattaccaataaacctTTCACTATGAGTTTAGGAATCCACACATACAAACTTTTAAGGAATTGTGTCTTGGATTTTtggtatataaattattaaatataataacattttcatctttcatcattttaataaattatatatatactttaatatatatataaaaaaattatgtatttacTGTAGATATAGACTCATTACCCTGCAAATGATACTAGATGATACTCTaatgtttataaaaaacattgtttttttttatgtctactTAATAATTGTTGTTAGTTCAGGCTGAATAGCTGAACCAAAAACATTAGATTCGAGCTACCCCTCAAATCCAAAAGCAAATTAAGTAGAATTGAGCCCTGGATAACAAGATCCAATAGAGACTCACTAGAATTGGCCCAGTTCACAGCAAGACCCACAAAAAATCCTTATTCGAATCTGGGCCGCATGCCTTTTTCTCCCCTCTAAGATCCCCATACTTGAATCCGAGAATTGCCATGAAAATGGACATCAGAAGGAAGCCGCCAAGCTGGATTATGAACCTTCCGATCCTATCGATGAAGAACACAGTAAACCAGTAACCAGGAACAATTGCAACAAGCGCGATTAAGGACATTGCCTTGGAGAGATGGTACATCTCCTCTAAAGCATTCATTGAGGAGGCCTTATTAAGCAATCCAGCAGCTGGGTATACATCTTTCTGGGTTAAATTGAGAGTATAGAAACCAATATCCAATAGGAACCAGGTGCTGGCTGTCCCAAGAAGTTGAGTACCATGCTTGTAAACAAACTCCTTAGAAAAGAACCCATATGAAGAGTTGGGATTGAATCATGAAGAATGAGCTATCTTTGATACGGACCTCcacccaaaaaagaaagaataggctgagaaatagaagaaaaaaagattagaatCAGTAAGGAGGAGTGGTGCCATTTTTCCTTCCCATCGGTATGCGATATCAGTATGTAGAGTTCATATCTCTCGTAGGCCCGCTTTTGCAATTTCTGGTATGAGGGAACTTGCTTCATCAATAGTAAAGTCCTTTTCAAGAACCCTGGCCATATCATTATAACAGCCTTCTTATGGTTTCCttctattaaataatatttatgtagttttatttattaaaaatagaataatatttttaatttaacctatatatattatttatatttagagtaAGACTATGCATTCATAAAAATTTTTGGAGTGagattttgtcttccgcttctataaaatttggtatttcgtcagtttctgcaattattttggtatttcgtcttcccTTCAGCCTTTGCAATTCggtatttgcgttcagtttctacaaatttgttttgtgttttggagtaatcgtataattttgagaaaatatttgTTTCGTTTCTGCAATCTctattcagtttctgcaatttagtattttgttttccgcTACTTTTGCATTCTGATTCTATGTGATTGTTaattatggctactgaaagagatAATTTGCTTCAGTCTATGAatgtgaggttggatgggaagaactattcgtattggagctatgtaatgcgaaattttcttatatgatacctaagaatattgaggagggggatgctgttttgatagatacatgagaagcaaataatgcaaagatcattacttggatcaacaattctgttgagcattcgataggtacgcagttggcgaagtatgagacaccaaaagaggtttgggatcatctaCAAAAgttattcacgcaatcaaattttgtaaaatagtatcaattagagaatgacatacgagctcttcatcagaagaatatgagtattcaagagttttattctgctatgacagatctttgggatcaattggctcttacaaaatcagcagaattaaaggcatgtggtgcctatattaAGCGTAGAGAGCAGCAATGATTGGTACAATTTTTAACAGCACTTCGCAGTGACTTCGAAagacttagaggttcaattctgcatcgttCTCCACTAccttctgttgactctgttgtcagtgagttattggctgaagaaatacgtcttcagtcttattctgaaaagggaattctttctgctttgaatccttctgtactagcagtaccttctaagtcattctctaatcatcagaacaagccttacacaagggttgacttcgatgagtgcagtttctgtaagcagaaaggtcattggaaggctcagtgtcctaagttgagacagcagaatcaagcttggaagtctgacagtcagtcacaatctaatgctcatcgACCACCTTAGGGTTATAAATCACCACACCACAATACTGCAGCAGTAGCACTGGGCCTAAGATCTATTAGGTCTTGCAAACCAATAGGGCTCATTAGCACTGGGCCCTGCTGCCAGCAGGACCCAATAGCCTTGGgccctaaaaatattttttaaaattttaagaattatttatttttttcttaactttaaattaatattttttgatgtttttatattattttgatatgatgatataaaaaataaattttaaaaaataaatatattatatcgatatattttttaacagaaacaatttacaaaataattgttatgtAATAATATGATAACTAACTAGCATATTGGCTTGCACTCTACAGCCGATCaataacaatttgttttttaaaatgtaaaaatgcTTGAGTTAGGTTAAACACACGTGATATATATATGCATCATCACTATCTTTAAACAAAGTATTTTCTAGAGTAGcactataaattaaaacataatagAGTAGCGCTCAATACACTAACAACTAATTTCTttccccttaatttttttttccttttaagataTTTCCAATATATCTTAAGTATTTTaagtgatgatataaaaaatagattttacaaaataaaaaaaattatctcaatatatttttttaaaaaatttttttaaaaaaataacaatgctattgggtctggttaCACAACTAGACCCAATTACATTGGCTCTTTTTGCGGAGCCAGATCCAACATTCTTGGTTCTGGTTGTCCAGACCCAACTTTATTAGGCTCTTCAACCTAGCATGACTCAATATAGCTAGGCCCGCTAGTAGAGGACCCAATTATGTTGGGCCCCGCTACCAACAGGACTTAATAGGGTTGGTCAAGTCTGTTTCATTCAAAATCCGGACTTACAATTAGTAGCCACATCAAATTGCATTGGCTCTTTCAGCAGAGCTAGTTGGGTGTGGCTTCGGAAGCAAGACCCAACATCCTTGGTTCTGGTTGTCCATCCAGACCCAATTCTATTCGGCTCTGCAGCCTAGCAGGACCTAATAGCCTTGGGCTCTACTGCCTATCAAGACCCAATAGTGGTGGGTCTTGTTGTCCAGCAAGACCCAATACACTTCGCTTCTGCTCCCAGCAAGACCCAATTGTGTAGGGGCCTGCTACCATCAGAACTTAATAGGGTTGGTCGAGTTTGTTTCATTCAAAATCCAGCCCTATAATTGGCCCGAAGTAAACCGGTCAACCTGGAACTCGGGAGACCCGACAAAAACTCGATAAagaccttttttttcaaatgtgttttttctcttaCTCAAagacctttctttttttttcataattttcaattggttactaactcatttcaaagttcactatataaatactagaaaaatattttattttttcaatgtgagatttgaagccctttagtatatatatactctatgttcacaaaaaaaaagttatgttttttcattgttagataataaatctttttagtttaaatacttcaacttaaaagaataagatagtatattttcaatgtgggataaaaaaccttttgaaataatcttttaagcttttttatttacaacatgtatagttTATATCTACatggattgtttcttaatttttcatataaaatattaaaacatcagatatttttttaaaaaattttcaggTGACTCGGGGCCTTAGTCGAGTCAGTTTCATTCAAAATCCAGGCCTGCAATTGGCCTCAAGTAAACCAGCCAACCCTCCGGGTCAACCCAAAACTCGGGCGACTCGGCAAAAACTCTGTAGagaccttttttttcaaatgtgttttttctcttaCCTAGAGATccctattttttcatatttttttgttggttaccaactc encodes:
- the LOC133671525 gene encoding low affinity inorganic phosphate transporter 8-like — translated: MARVLEKDFTIDEASSLIPEIAKEFVYKHGTQLLGTASTWFLLDIGFYTLNLTQKDVYPAAGLLNKASSMNALEEMYHLSKAMSLIALVAIVPGYWFTVFFIDRIGRFIIQLGGFLLMSIFMAILGFKYGDLRGEKKACGPDSNKDFLWVLL
- the LOC133670884 gene encoding probable inactive shikimate kinase like 1, chloroplastic, whose protein sequence is MEITKATATSTLAAAIHNLSLSSLSSTIRPRPRPHSHSSFSKFPLVSRPTSLTATCSLPNETTTSTTKVAGADTSLQVKKRAADLSPELKGTSIFLLGMRGPLKTNLGILLADALRYYYFDSDSLVEEAAGGEFAARSLKERDEKGFRDSETEVLKQLTSMGRLVVCAGDGAVQSSTNLGLLRHGISLWIDVPLEIVAREMVEDKTQLAASESHSEVLEQVVATYEELRAGYATADAKISLQNIAVKLGYDELDSVTTEDLALEVLKEIEKLTRVKKMMEEAARPF